The DNA sequence CCCTCCATTGTTTCATCTTTAATGTTTTCGTTTTCTTCTTTAAGAACAAGGTCTCTGTAAACAATTGCAATTTCAGCTTTTGCTATCGCAACAGACGCTTTTCTACTTATCTGATAGTTATGTTTTTTATGAATGTATTTTGAGATTAAATCACAATCTATCTTAGCTATCCAATTATCAGAATATTTTTGTTTGTATTTTTTTTTAAACTTCAATAATTCAATAACCTTGTTCATGTTATTAGTTATAGGTATTGAATTTATTTTTTAAATCTGAATTAAATTCTTTAAAAATTCAAAGAACGTTTAAAATGTTCTTTCAAATATTCAAAGAACGATTTATCTAAATCATCTAACTTTCTTGTAGAGTTCCCAATTTTTTGTCCAAATTTCAGCGAATGGTTTTTGATGCTTTTGAAAAAATTTCATATTGTATTTTTTTTCTTCTTTAACAATATAATTACATACAGACTTAAAATATTGCTGAGCTTCTTTTCTAAAAATACTTTTATTATCCTTATCTTCTTTTGGTAGACCTAAAAATATATAACGCGATTCCCAATATCGTGTATCCTCCATCGCTTTAATTATAGTCTTTTTTTTCGTTGGTAATTTTAAATTCAATGCAGATTTTTTAATTTTAAAAAATTTTAATAAACTTAATAGTTCTTTTTTATATTCAAATTTATAATAGAGCTTTCCTCCTTTTTTATAAATTGTTTTCCATTCTGGATTGTAAACATACTCCTCTAAACTGTAAATTCTGTCTTTCATTAACAAAATTATTTTATTTAGTTCATCACCTTTTTTCTGATTTTCTTTGTAACTTTTTTGTATTTTTAAAATTCTGTCTAAAATTTTTTTTGTATTTTTAACTTCTTCATAAAAAATAAAATTAGATATTTCCACAACTCTGCTAATTGCATAGTAGCACATTCTAAAATCTTTCCATTCACTGTCATCTCTAATCTTTCTTTTCTTTATAGTAAGTTTTTTTTTCCACTCCTTAGGAAATTGAATGTTATTCTTATTAAGATATTTCTCTAAATCTTCTACATTTTTTAGAGTTTGTTTCATTTTTAAGTAAAATAAATTATTAATTATATTGTTGCTTTGATTTTATCACACCTCTAACACCGCCTCTAGGATTTTCAGTATCTCCCTTCCTTCTAGGAATAAAATGTACATGGCAATGGAATATTGTTTGACCAGCAACATCACCTGAATTATTACCAATGTTAAATCCTTTAATACTCTTATCTTTTTTTTGTAATTCATCTTTCATTTCATTAATAAGTTGTGAAATTGCATTAATCTCAGGTTGGTATAAATCAAAGTAATCATTACAGTGTCTCCTTGGAATTATTAAACAATGCTGTTTTGTAACAGGGTAGTTATCTTTAATTACTACGGCTAATTCATTTGATTTAATTATCTTAGCTTTAGATATGTTACAGAAAATACATCCCTTTTTCCTGACATTGTAACTCTCAATTATCTTTTTAAAGTGGGTATCGTCCTTGTTACTTTTTTGGGAATTGCATGTGTAACAAAGAGCCTGGAAGTTACTAAGTTCATCCTTTCCACCTTTACTTCGAGGTATTATATGGTCAACTTCTAAAGCTTTTTTTGTTGAAGATATTCCACAACTTTCACATCTATTCTTTGCTCTTAATAAAACTTTGTATCTAATACTTCCCGAAATAACCCCACTTGCTAAAGTTCTGTGACCAAAGATTTTCTTTACACCTCTTTTTTTAATATAGTTTTGTAGTTTCTCATTGCATAGTTTTATTAACTCATCTTTTTGATTTTCATCTAAATCAAAATCCTCAAATAAGTAATTATCTTTAGATTTCTTAATTTCATTTAAGTGTTTAGATAGATACTTAAATGGCATTAAATTAGTAATCTTTTTATAATAATCTATTTGTGTTTCATCATAACTTAAAAATGATTTTGAAATATTCCTTGCTGAAGCTTTTCCATTACCTTTAATTAACTCAGTTAACATTAATGGCTGATAAATATGAGCCATAGACATTTTCTTGGAAATATAGTTTTTTAATTTTAAATATTTTTTTGACACAATAATAATTTTAATAAATGCTATTTATTTAAAATTCTAAATAATATTTTTTATCATTAATTTTTTTTAGTGAAATAAAATCTCTTCCATAATTTCTTAAAGTATCTAAAGTAATTCTTTGGTATCTTTCAAGGTATCCTTCTCTTTCAAGTTTTCCTTTTATTAGTTCTCCTAAAATTTCTCTATTGTCTTTAGTGGTTATTGCTTTGTAATTTGCAGAGGCGGTAATCATTTTTAATTCATAAAATTTATCTTCATCTTTTACATATGCGGTAAATTCTCCTTTAGGGTAATCTTTAATTCTATCTTTGGCTTCAGTTGTTATTTCAACCTCATACCAAGGTCTAGGTGCATATTTACCAGTTGTTCTATTCTTTCTACCTTTCTCAAAATAAAGATTAAGAGATGAGCGTGGCTGTTCATCAACCCTTAATTTAATGTCTATGTTTGAGGTTATCTTAGCTGTAGGGAAAAGTTCTGGTCTTATCTCGTAATTCTTTAATTTATCTTTTGTTTTTTTCTTTTTTCTATTTTTAATAAAAAGCTCTACCTCATTTAGTGGAGCTGTAAATTCATTGCCATAGTATAAATGATTTAAAAATTTATTGATTTCATTTTTTGTTTTTTTTTCATCAATTATAGATGTGCATTCTATATTTCCAAAAAAGCCACTATCTGAAAAATTTGATGAGCCTAAATATATTTTCTCATCTTCTTTTTTTTTAAATTTGTAAATTTTTCCATGAAATTGTCTTAGGGAAATAAAAACTCCACTTTCATCATTAATATTTTTTAGGTCTTCGTTTAAATTTTCTAATGCTTTTTTTTGAGATTTGCTGACACCTTCATGGTAAATCATTCCAACAAGAAGTCGACAGTATCCTCTCTTTGAAATATTTAATAAATTGTTCTTATATTTTTCAATTGCAGATACGCCAAAGTAACCACTAGCAATTTCAAGACCTTCGTACTTGTTAATATCATTAATGAATTGTTTTCCAAAAGGGCCACCAAAATCTTTGTGGTTTGTGAACATAAGAACTATATCTTAATATTAGGTTCTACATATTGATAGTTATTTTTTTCAAAACAATTAAGTATTGCCTCAAATATTATTCTAGCACCATCAACTGGAACAGCCATTCCTATTTGTTTTCTTTGACTTTCTTTACTTCCTTTAAAAATAAAACTATCAGGAAAAGTTTGTAGCCTTGCTCGTTCTCTGTTTGTTAACGCTCTATGTTCTGACCAATGATACATGTGCGTTCCACCACCACCACTTCCAGTAACTGTATAAGCTGGTTTATCAGGGTGAAGTCTTTTATAAATTTGACTTATTTTTGCACCCTTAACATTGAGAGTTAGAGATTTAGGAAGTTTTGCAGTGAATGCACTTTGTCCAGGTTTTATGTATTTTAATCTTTCAATAACTTGTTTGGAATTTTTTGTAAAAATATGATTGGGGTCATTAGCTTTAAAAGGTTTTGTTAATACTTCTCTCACAGTTACAGTCTTTTCAGAAGGTTTTGGTACTTTAAAATAAAAATCATTTCCAAATTTTTTATTAAATCCAACGATTATAATTCTGTGACGTGCCTGAGGTATTCCATATTCTTCAAATTTATATTTATGAACTGTTAAATTGTAGCCTTCGCCTGAGTTACCTAATTCATTTAGTATTTTTTTAAAGGCTTCTCCTTCATTTGCACTAGACATACCTGATACGTTTTCAGCTAAAAACCAATCAGGATTATATCTATTCATTAATTCCACACCATATGAGTAGAGTGGGCCAAACTTTCCTTTAAACCCTTTATGCTCACCAACGTTGCTAAAATCATTGCATGGAAAGCCATAAGCAAAGGCATTAAATTTTGGAAGTTTAATCTTTTTATTATCAATTAATGAGAAGAATTTTTCGACTGGAGTGCAGTAGATATTCTTATCTGAAATATTGTAGCTGTAAGTATCGCAGGAGTCTTGGTCATAATCAGAGGCCCAAGAATGTTCTAAAGATATATCTTTATTTTTAAATTTATTATTAGCTAGTTTAGCGCCTAAACCTAAGCCACCTGGACCACTGAAAAACTCTCCTAATTTAAATACTTTTTTCATTGATTCTATCTATATCACAAAAGTTAAATTTATCTCGAAGCTTAAAGTAGTACTATTGAAGATGATTAACATTTAATAAGTGTTAGTGTTGATAACTCCATCTTTTTCGAACCATTTATGAAAATAAATTCTTTCTTTTCTAAGTGATTTCGCAAATTCTTTAAATTTAAACTCTAAATTTTCTACAATATTTTTAAATAACAACGCTTTTATAGAGTCATAATTAATTATTGCTTTCTCTTGAGATTTAAATATTTCAACTGTCAGACTAGAAACAATTTTTCCATCAAAATAATATTTTTCTATGTAAACATAAGATTTATCTGTGACAACTAACATACAGATTATATTTTTATCATGCTTTAATATTTTAAAATCTGTGCTTTGTTTTATCTTTGAATCAGCCACACTTAATAGGTTCATCCCAAAGTCCTTCCTCATATTTGATTTGTTTTTTCTTTAATAATTCAATTAAGCAATCTTTTTTTGATTGCTTTTCTTTTGGTTTGATATTTTTCAAATAAAACAATATTTGTTCAAAAGTAATTCCTTTTAAGTCTTCTTTTTTGATGTTTATGTAGTCATCGAATTCTTCAAAGATACTACTAGTTTTAGGAAGAGTTATGTCAGAAAAATTAATTCTATCTCCATAATCCGATAATGATGAATAGTATTTCGCAATGGGATTTTCAATTTCATCAAATACTTCGTATTTCCAACCTTCCGGCAGATTATTTTTTTTCATAAATGTAAGTGAGTTTTTTATTTTTTAAGAAAGTTAACAATATTATATTTGGGAACAATTTTTTTTTTTTCAAGGACTGGTAAAATATTTTTAATATGATATATTAATTTTGTCCGTGATTTAGAAATTACTCTACTTGCTTCGGACCTTAAACATTAACGCTAAAGGAGACAGATGCAAAACAATCAATCTAAAAGTAAAAAAGGTATCTTAGAAACTATGTACGATGCCATAATGGAAAAAGGTGGACCAGTAGGACCGATAACTCAGTCATTAGTAGATTTATGGGAAAAACCAATTGAAACAAGTCCTGAAGATAAAAAGATAATTATTAGTTATTTAAAAAAAGGAGGTTCTGATGGGAAAAATAATTAAAACCATCCTAGCAACAGAGGATAATGACCCAATGGGTTTACTTAATACTTATGAAGTTTTTAATCCAAAAAAATATAAACAAAAATATTCAAATAATCATAACCTTAAGGATAAAAAAATATATAAGACTAAAAAGAAAAAAATAATTTAACACAAAAATCTCTCAGGGTAATCGTATAGTCACCCAAAATATTTTCCCCCTTACCACTCTAAATAGAAAATATGTGTCACACTAGGGTCACAAATAGATTGATGATAGTAATGATATGTTCTACTTTAGGTTTGAACCGACAGAACTGACAGGTTTGTTTTATTGAGGAACTAAAGGTTTTTGGTAGCGGGAAGTGGAATCGAACCACTGACCTCGGGCTTATGAGCCTGTGTTAAACCTACAGAAACCCTTTGGTTTACTTTGTGAAATCATTCACACAACCTCGCTTGTCACAACTCTGTCACAACGAATAGTTCTTGTGCAAGATTTCTCTTTGATATTTTCTTTAGTTTCTAATGATGAATTACTTGATGAGATAATAGATGAAGTTTTAGGTGAACTTAAAAATAATAGAAAAAATAAACTCAACAAAACATATGAAAAGAGTGAAGCAACAATAACAAGAAAAATTATAAATGCTTTATATCAATCTTACTTTTCCATACCTAAGTCATGGGTATCACTTTCATTAAGAGCCAAACATTATTCAGGAACAGGTTTAAGCTATAGAGCTTTAAGAAGAGTATTTAATACATTGGTACAAAAGAAACTTATTATTTATAAAATTGGTAATGAATATTCCTCTAAGGTTACACGAATTTATCCAGCAAAAAGATTAATTATATTATTTAAAAAGATAGGGCATGTATGGAGAAAATACGAAATAGATAACAATGAAGTTATTATTGTTAGAGAAAAAGATAAAAATAAGAATAAAAAATTAATCAAAACACCCAACAACAAAACAGCAAGAACACTAAGAAAGAACTTAAATTTAATTAATGAAGAACTTTCAAAACACTGTTTAGCATTAGATATTGATGATGATGCTTATCTCCTTTTAGAGAAAGAATTAAAAAAACATACAAGAAAAGGAAAGTCAGAATATAACTGGACAGAGAAAACACCTTTTTCAATTAACTATTCAAGATTTAAATTAGTAAGAATTTTTTCTAATAAAAAACTTAATCTACATGGAAGATTTTATGGTGGGTGGTGGCAGTCATTACCTGAGAGATACAGACAACATATAACTATAGATGGAAGACAAACATTGGAGGTTGATTACTCAACTTTAGCACTAAGAATGATTTATAGTCTTAAAAATAAACCTTTAGATGATTCTAAAGACCCTTTTGATTTAGGACTTAAACCTACTAAAGAACAAAGAAAGATAATTAAAAAATTTGCTTATGCACTTATAAATGACATCAAAGGAACATTTAGACTGTCTAATGAGCAATATAAGATTTTAGGAGTTAAACATAATCAACTTTTAGAATTAATAAAAAAGCATCATCCTCCTTTAATTGAATTTCTTAAGTCTGAAATTGGTTTAAAACTAATGTACCTGGACTCTGTAATTGCTGAAGATATTATTCTCAGTCTACTAAAGAAGAAAATCTTAGTATTACCTATACATGATAGTTTTATAGTAGGTCGTAAGTATGTTGGTGAATTAACAAAGCAAATGAACAAATCCTTTAAAAAAATCTTAAAACAAAACCCTAAGTTTGATATTTCAGAACCTAAGTGGAGACTTGATTTCTATAATTCGCTAACAAATACTAATGATAAAATAGATAGATTTAATAAAAGAAATTATGAGATTGATATAGGAAGAAAAAGTAGTTTGTACCTTAAGTATTATTTTTCTTGGAAAGAAAAGTTCAATAATTAACTTTATTTTTTATATCTATTGTTCCCTCAATACCGGAAACGCTTTTATGATAAGATGCCTTGGGTGTAGTGGCAAATAGCAATTATTATCAATTGAATTATAATACAAGGTAAAATCCCCGCTGTATTTGGTAAGTCTACCAACATAACATTGTCAGGTTTTAATTTATTCTTGGTAGAATATTTAACTAATTCTCTAGTAGAAATAGCCCCAGATATTACCATTCCCGAAGGAATTAGGACTATCATATATAAAACACTAAGGTCTAAAATTACTACATTTAAAATAGCTATCCACCAAAGCACCATGGCTTTAAAATTAGTTGTTCCCCAGGACTCCTGACCTCCCATTTGCTTGGGTTTAAAAATTGAACCAACAGTCCAAGTCAAAAGAAGTACGAAAGTTATTAACCAAACAGCATAGTGCAAAAAGACCATGTCAACATACTAATACAAAAATGTTTTTAAAAACAGATAATGAAAGACAAATGAATAAATTATTTTTTATCCCTAAAGTGGAACTTATTTATCTAAAGTGTCCTAATCTCAAAACTTCTGTATTTTTTGTGCTAAATTCTCAATTTTAAGATGGGTGTATCTAATTAGTTGCCTTACATCTCTATGACCTGAAATCATACTAACTTCAGGTATAGATAGACCTTTTTCAAAAAATCTAGAAATAGCCTCATGTCTTAAATCATGAAAATGTAAATTCTCTATTCCACCTCTCTTTAACATTCTACTCCAACATAATCTTAGTGCATTAGCACTTACTGGATAGGGAAGAGTACTTCTATTGAGAATATCTTTAGCTTTGTTAGTTAATGGAACTTTTCTAGGAAAACCATTCTTCGAGTCTGGAAGATAAATTATATCAGTTTCTATATTCTCTGGCTTAATCTTTAATATTTCACTTCTTCTTAATCCAGTTTCAATAGCAAGCTCAATAATATTTATTATATGTGGGTTTCTAAAAGGTTCATTTAGGATATATTTTAATTCATTATCCGATAATCGCCTTTCTCTAGGTGGATTACATCTAGGCTTAGGAACGTTTGCAAGTGGATTAAATGGAATAGGGTAGCTCCACTGTTTAATTGCAACATTGTACAAATGATGAAGTAAAGCTAAATCATATTTACACGCTCTATTTCCGTCAGGTAAACGCTTATTTTTAAATTCAACAAAATCCCTAGTCTTTAATTGATAGACTTTTCTTTGAGATATTGGTTCTCTTAGCAATCTTTTTATTCTTAAGACTTCTCTATCAAAACCTTTTTTCAAAGGTGTAACTTCTTTAAGGTATCTATTCAATAAATCAGACAGTAAGAGAGTTTTGTCTAAAACTTCAAATTCCTGACCTAAGTTAATTTTACTTTCCATTAGTTTGCCCCATCTTTGAGCATCTTTTAAATGAAAGAAAGTTTTGCTTCTTTGAAACCCTTGGTTTCTTACTTGCACTTGGTATTTACCATTTCTTTTTCTTATTGATGCCATTGCATTTTCTCCTCTGTTGTGACAGAGTTGTGACAAGCGAGGTTGTGTGAATGATTTCACAAAGTAAACCAAAGGGTTTCTGTAGGTTTAACACAGGCTCATAAGCCCGAGGTCAGTGGTTCGATCCCACTTCCCGCTACCATTTAATGTCCTGGAAATTCTATTAAATTTTCAACTTTATAATTTTTATTTACCAAATTATCTGATCCACCTAAATCAAATAAATTAATAACGAAAACAAATGCAGATACTTTTGCATCACACATTTCAACTAATTTAGCAGCAGCTTCAGCGGTACCACCTGTTGCAATTAAGTCATCAATAATTAAAACAGACTCATCTTTTAAAATAGAATCTTTATGAACCTCAATAGTTGCAGTGCCATATTCTAATTCAAAATCTACAGAATGTACTTCGGCTGGTAATTTATTTTTTTTTCTCAACATTATAAAAGGTTTTTTAAGTATATAAGAAACAGCAGAGGCAAACACGAAACCCCTTGATTCTATTGCAGCAATTTTATCAATTTTGTATTTTTTAGATCTTTCAATAATTTGATTAATTGTTTCAGCAAAAGCTTCCTCGTTTTTAATTAGAGTAGTTATATCCCTAAATAGAATACCTTTTTTAGGATAATCAGGAATTGATCTAATATGATCTTTTAAATTCATAATACTCAATTATAAATAAATATATTTTAAATTATGACAACAAATAAATTAGCAATAATTGGTGGAAGTGGTCTTTATGATGTTGAAGAATTTACTGACAGAGAATTATTAGAAATTAATACACCCTGGGGCAAACCATCTGATCAAA is a window from the Candidatus Pelagibacter ubique HIMB140 genome containing:
- a CDS encoding site-specific integrase, with protein sequence MASIRKRNGKYQVQVRNQGFQRSKTFFHLKDAQRWGKLMESKINLGQEFEVLDKTLLLSDLLNRYLKEVTPLKKGFDREVLRIKRLLREPISQRKVYQLKTRDFVEFKNKRLPDGNRACKYDLALLHHLYNVAIKQWSYPIPFNPLANVPKPRCNPPRERRLSDNELKYILNEPFRNPHIINIIELAIETGLRRSEILKIKPENIETDIIYLPDSKNGFPRKVPLTNKAKDILNRSTLPYPVSANALRLCWSRMLKRGGIENLHFHDLRHEAISRFFEKGLSIPEVSMISGHRDVRQLIRYTHLKIENLAQKIQKF
- a CDS encoding HIT domain-containing protein, producing the protein MSKKYLKLKNYISKKMSMAHIYQPLMLTELIKGNGKASARNISKSFLSYDETQIDYYKKITNLMPFKYLSKHLNEIKKSKDNYLFEDFDLDENQKDELIKLCNEKLQNYIKKRGVKKIFGHRTLASGVISGSIRYKVLLRAKNRCESCGISSTKKALEVDHIIPRSKGGKDELSNFQALCYTCNSQKSNKDDTHFKKIIESYNVRKKGCIFCNISKAKIIKSNELAVVIKDNYPVTKQHCLIIPRRHCNDYFDLYQPEINAISQLINEMKDELQKKDKSIKGFNIGNNSGDVAGQTIFHCHVHFIPRRKGDTENPRGGVRGVIKSKQQYN
- a CDS encoding restriction endonuclease PLD domain-containing protein gives rise to the protein MFTNHKDFGGPFGKQFINDINKYEGLEIASGYFGVSAIEKYKNNLLNISKRGYCRLLVGMIYHEGVSKSQKKALENLNEDLKNINDESGVFISLRQFHGKIYKFKKKEDEKIYLGSSNFSDSGFFGNIECTSIIDEKKTKNEINKFLNHLYYGNEFTAPLNEVELFIKNRKKKKTKDKLKNYEIRPELFPTAKITSNIDIKLRVDEQPRSSLNLYFEKGRKNRTTGKYAPRPWYEVEITTEAKDRIKDYPKGEFTAYVKDEDKFYELKMITASANYKAITTKDNREILGELIKGKLEREGYLERYQRITLDTLRNYGRDFISLKKINDKKYYLEF
- a CDS encoding adenine phosphoribosyltransferase, which codes for MNLKDHIRSIPDYPKKGILFRDITTLIKNEEAFAETINQIIERSKKYKIDKIAAIESRGFVFASAVSYILKKPFIMLRKKNKLPAEVHSVDFELEYGTATIEVHKDSILKDESVLIIDDLIATGGTAEAAAKLVEMCDAKVSAFVFVINLFDLGGSDNLVNKNYKVENLIEFPGH
- a CDS encoding DNA cytosine methyltransferase, with protein sequence MKKVFKLGEFFSGPGGLGLGAKLANNKFKNKDISLEHSWASDYDQDSCDTYSYNISDKNIYCTPVEKFFSLIDNKKIKLPKFNAFAYGFPCNDFSNVGEHKGFKGKFGPLYSYGVELMNRYNPDWFLAENVSGMSSANEGEAFKKILNELGNSGEGYNLTVHKYKFEEYGIPQARHRIIIVGFNKKFGNDFYFKVPKPSEKTVTVREVLTKPFKANDPNHIFTKNSKQVIERLKYIKPGQSAFTAKLPKSLTLNVKGAKISQIYKRLHPDKPAYTVTGSGGGGTHMYHWSEHRALTNRERARLQTFPDSFIFKGSKESQRKQIGMAVPVDGARIIFEAILNCFEKNNYQYVEPNIKI